A portion of the Bifidobacterium sp. ESL0800 genome contains these proteins:
- a CDS encoding homoserine kinase, with the protein MMPKVKQVKVRVPATSANLGSGFDAVGLALDYHDELTFTINEDELGDNQTGNQSSHGNQGKSDGFSNTAAKVIIHGEGEDTLPRDETHLVVSAFRRACEAFGLRRFGFALEAYNNIPQARGMGSSAEAIVAGIAAAAAFAQGDADFNRETIFQMAASMEGHPDNVAPAVYGGLTVSWNFKTAEGVGSVGIPGGEPLRAGFHTVNYPVSKAMTAAVFVPDFELSTQKAREALPQKLPYADAVFNVSRVALLPAAMNPTSLVNDSAGQSPSVAPSVHDAGDDLVDDSAIASRSNALLFAATQDRLHQPYRKSLMQPSWKLIETLRAKGYAAAVSGAGPCVLVLHYGDAAAQIDSIAAAELSSGHWRVLHLPVSPQGVEVDPVYYAGDAEAMKRIIDNA; encoded by the coding sequence TCTCGGTTCAGGTTTCGATGCTGTCGGTTTGGCGCTGGATTATCACGACGAGCTCACTTTTACTATCAATGAAGATGAATTGGGCGATAACCAAACAGGCAATCAAAGCAGCCATGGTAATCAAGGCAAGTCAGACGGCTTTTCAAACACTGCTGCCAAGGTGATCATTCACGGCGAAGGCGAGGACACGTTGCCCCGCGACGAAACCCATCTGGTCGTTTCGGCTTTCCGCCGCGCGTGCGAGGCGTTCGGCCTGCGTCGCTTCGGGTTTGCTTTAGAGGCGTATAACAACATTCCGCAGGCCCGTGGCATGGGTTCGTCGGCCGAGGCCATCGTCGCCGGCATCGCGGCTGCGGCCGCTTTCGCACAGGGTGACGCCGACTTCAACCGAGAGACGATTTTCCAGATGGCCGCCTCGATGGAAGGTCATCCCGATAACGTGGCTCCTGCGGTCTACGGCGGGCTCACGGTTTCATGGAATTTCAAGACGGCGGAAGGCGTGGGATCCGTAGGTATTCCCGGCGGCGAGCCTCTGCGTGCCGGGTTTCATACCGTCAACTACCCGGTGTCGAAAGCCATGACCGCCGCCGTCTTCGTCCCGGATTTCGAGCTTTCCACGCAAAAGGCGCGCGAGGCCCTGCCGCAGAAGTTGCCGTACGCCGACGCGGTGTTCAACGTTTCCCGCGTTGCGCTGCTCCCCGCCGCCATGAATCCGACAAGTCTTGTCAACGATTCCGCTGGCCAATCGCCAAGTGTCGCCCCATCCGTTCATGATGCCGGCGATGATCTCGTCGATGATTCCGCCATCGCCTCGCGTTCCAACGCCCTGCTGTTTGCCGCGACGCAAGACAGGCTTCATCAACCCTATCGCAAATCCCTAATGCAACCTTCCTGGAAGCTGATCGAGACATTGCGCGCGAAAGGTTACGCTGCAGCGGTCTCCGGCGCCGGCCCGTGTGTGCTGGTGCTTCACTACGGCGATGCCGCCGCGCAAATCGACAGCATCGCCGCCGCCGAACTGTCAAGCGGCCACTGGCGCGTCCTGCACCTTCCCGTCAGCCCCCAAGGCGTCGAGGTCGATCCAGTTTATTACGCCGGCGATGCCGAAGCGATGAAACGAATTATTGATAATGCTTGA
- a CDS encoding type II toxin-antitoxin system RelB/DinJ family antitoxin encodes MAHTAAQQTRIQVRTDKTLKEQAVKVFAGMGIDLSAAINMFLSQAVKEGGMPFRPMSLTPLEKAVRKAENSGFVYAGDADAAQRMIEDV; translated from the coding sequence ATGGCTCACACAGCAGCACAGCAGACGCGTATTCAGGTGCGCACGGACAAGACGTTGAAGGAGCAGGCCGTCAAGGTATTCGCAGGTATGGGCATTGATTTGAGTGCTGCCATCAACATGTTTCTTTCGCAGGCCGTCAAGGAAGGTGGCATGCCTTTCCGCCCGATGTCGCTGACGCCGTTGGAAAAGGCGGTGCGTAAGGCCGAGAACAGCGGATTTGTTTACGCCGGGGATGCCGATGCCGCCCAAAGGATGATTGAAGATGTATGA
- a CDS encoding type II toxin-antitoxin system YafQ family toxin codes for MYEISLSKEFLRDAKRLKRKHYEMGRLYEVFHVLAQGDTDTLRRRYRDHQLKGNLRQYRELHIATDWLLIYRIDGTELLITMMRTGSHDELL; via the coding sequence ATGTATGAGATCTCCCTTTCCAAGGAGTTTCTGCGTGATGCTAAGCGCCTGAAACGGAAACATTACGAAATGGGTAGGCTGTATGAGGTCTTTCACGTTCTTGCGCAGGGAGATACCGATACATTGCGTCGCAGATATCGTGATCACCAGCTCAAAGGGAATCTTCGACAGTACCGCGAGTTGCACATTGCCACCGACTGGCTGCTGATTTATCGTATCGATGGTACCGAGCTTCTCATTACGATGATGCGTACTGGGAGTCACGACGAGTTGTTATAG
- a CDS encoding Maf family protein — MSIPLILASQSPSRRNVLNAAGISPIIHVSHVDEPAAVAAEAKARGVAVDDLSCEQRVMILAQAKARSVYQAYLQVAEAARNADGEQVTAFPLHTESAADAGSGNASVGNGSVAGDGSAGAGNGNTDQYGEKVYDHHSTLTRDFSGVEVPTEAEPMERALAEYPGFADAKVGPLIIGCDSMFLFEGVALGKPHTPEVARERLSAMRGKSGELWTGHCLIDFATGRQKLESSHAVVRFGDYSDRDIEAYIASGEPLEVAGCFTLEGLGGAFIAGVDGDPSGVLGLSLPLLRRMVGDMGVAWPDLWNAGLGKVAATKLSVRAALNAANDMADGADSPSATNTNCNTNGKSLSTKTKAEVAAAKAKADAEAQAASIVPPKDNVHQPGDGWVQCACGRRHWGLNGAAGVLLARRSEETGEVTDVVMQHRAMWSAEGGTWGIPGGALADGESPIEGALRESYEEANITPEDIEVVGTHREEHGPWAYTTVFAFEKPGCRVSPHPNDDESMEIAWIPVSEVPNRKLLTAMNADWPHFVERLGDLAREYRHM, encoded by the coding sequence ATGTCGATTCCGCTGATTCTTGCCTCGCAGTCGCCTTCGCGGCGCAATGTGCTCAATGCCGCCGGCATTTCTCCGATTATTCACGTCTCGCATGTCGATGAACCCGCTGCGGTGGCCGCCGAGGCAAAGGCACGGGGGGTTGCGGTCGACGACCTCAGTTGCGAGCAGCGCGTGATGATATTGGCGCAGGCCAAGGCGCGCAGCGTCTATCAGGCCTATCTTCAGGTCGCCGAAGCCGCCCGAAACGCCGATGGCGAGCAGGTGACCGCTTTCCCGCTGCACACCGAGAGCGCTGCGGACGCCGGGTCGGGCAACGCAAGTGTCGGCAACGGTTCCGTCGCAGGTGACGGCAGCGCGGGTGCGGGCAACGGCAACACCGATCAATACGGCGAGAAGGTTTATGATCATCATTCGACCTTGACCCGAGATTTCTCTGGTGTCGAGGTGCCCACCGAGGCCGAACCGATGGAGCGGGCCCTGGCCGAGTATCCGGGATTTGCCGACGCCAAGGTCGGTCCGCTGATCATCGGCTGCGATTCCATGTTCCTTTTCGAGGGCGTCGCGTTGGGCAAACCGCATACGCCGGAGGTTGCGCGGGAACGGCTGAGCGCGATGCGCGGCAAGTCGGGGGAGTTGTGGACCGGCCATTGCCTCATCGATTTCGCCACCGGCCGGCAGAAGCTTGAATCCAGCCATGCCGTGGTGCGGTTCGGCGATTATTCCGACCGTGACATCGAAGCGTATATCGCGTCCGGCGAACCGTTGGAAGTGGCGGGATGCTTTACACTGGAAGGTCTCGGCGGAGCGTTCATCGCCGGCGTCGACGGTGACCCGAGCGGCGTGCTCGGCCTGAGTCTGCCGTTGCTGCGCCGCATGGTCGGCGACATGGGCGTGGCGTGGCCCGATCTGTGGAACGCCGGTCTCGGCAAGGTCGCCGCGACGAAGCTCAGTGTACGAGCTGCGTTGAATGCTGCGAACGACATGGCAGATGGTGCAGATTCGCCTTCAGCCACCAATACAAATTGTAATACCAATGGTAAGTCGTTGTCGACAAAAACCAAGGCCGAAGTTGCTGCGGCAAAGGCGAAAGCAGATGCCGAAGCGCAGGCCGCGTCGATCGTGCCTCCCAAAGACAACGTTCACCAGCCCGGCGACGGCTGGGTGCAGTGCGCCTGCGGCCGTCGTCACTGGGGTCTGAACGGCGCCGCCGGCGTGTTGCTCGCCCGCCGCAGCGAGGAGACCGGCGAGGTGACGGACGTGGTGATGCAGCACCGTGCGATGTGGAGCGCGGAAGGCGGCACATGGGGCATTCCCGGCGGGGCGCTCGCGGACGGCGAAAGCCCGATCGAGGGTGCGTTGCGCGAGAGCTACGAGGAAGCCAATATCACCCCGGAGGACATTGAGGTGGTCGGCACGCATCGCGAGGAGCATGGCCCTTGGGCCTACACCACGGTTTTCGCCTTCGAGAAGCCGGGGTGCAGGGTCAGCCCGCATCCCAACGACGACGAGAGCATGGAGATTGCGTGGATTCCGGTTTCGGAGGTGCCCAACCGCAAGCTGCTGACCGCCATGAACGCGGATTGGCCGCATTTCGTCGAGCGCTTGGGCGATTTGGCGCGCGAATATCGGCATATGTGA
- a CDS encoding AEC family transporter, whose translation MGLLSAMQGFVVIAVIIGTGYVAARFNIGGPTAQMVLNRYAFFVTNPFLMFAILSKEPIMEIFHPSIFVAFFSALAVGVLFLILNKIFYHMGPADATVGALNSLYLNSNNIGLPIATYILGNGALVAPILVMQQAIFTPIALTVLDYTTTGKMSVKKALMQPLHQPLLIGSLGGILVAAITAWIGYYPIPKFIYDPVNMIGQAAIPMILMAFGMSLRGTKPMQNKSSRSAVIAVTVLKNIVMPIIAFLIAKFIMGFTGKVLYACVVLAALPAGQNVYNYAARYNVGMTFARDGVLISTVSSPIVIAIIAALLS comes from the coding sequence ATGGGTTTGCTGAGCGCGATGCAAGGGTTTGTGGTCATCGCCGTCATCATCGGCACCGGTTACGTCGCGGCACGTTTCAACATCGGCGGCCCGACCGCCCAGATGGTCCTGAACCGCTACGCGTTCTTCGTCACCAACCCGTTTTTGATGTTCGCGATCCTCTCCAAAGAGCCGATCATGGAGATTTTCCATCCCTCGATTTTCGTCGCATTCTTCTCCGCGCTGGCCGTGGGTGTGCTGTTCCTGATCCTGAACAAGATCTTCTACCATATGGGACCTGCCGATGCGACGGTGGGCGCGCTCAACTCGTTGTATCTCAATTCCAACAACATCGGCCTGCCCATCGCCACCTACATTTTGGGCAATGGGGCGCTCGTGGCACCGATTCTGGTGATGCAGCAGGCAATTTTCACGCCAATCGCGCTGACGGTTCTGGACTATACGACCACTGGCAAGATGTCGGTGAAAAAAGCGCTGATGCAGCCATTGCACCAGCCGCTGCTGATCGGTTCGCTCGGCGGCATCCTCGTCGCGGCCATCACCGCATGGATCGGCTATTACCCCATTCCGAAATTCATCTACGACCCGGTCAACATGATCGGGCAGGCCGCGATTCCGATGATCCTGATGGCGTTCGGCATGTCGCTGCGCGGCACCAAGCCGATGCAGAACAAGAGCTCGCGCTCGGCGGTCATCGCCGTCACCGTTCTGAAGAACATCGTGATGCCGATTATCGCCTTCCTTATCGCCAAATTCATCATGGGCTTCACCGGCAAGGTGCTCTACGCCTGCGTCGTGCTCGCGGCGCTGCCGGCCGGCCAGAACGTCTATAATTACGCGGCCCGCTACAATGTCGGCATGACCTTCGCCCGCGACGGCGTGCTGATCTCGACCGTTTCCAGCCCTATCGTCATCGCCATTATCGCCGCACTGTTGAGTTAG